A genomic window from Camelina sativa cultivar DH55 chromosome 2, Cs, whole genome shotgun sequence includes:
- the LOC104753841 gene encoding B3 domain-containing protein At5g54067-like, producing MNYSRDPLDPAMIITKKLSKTDAVGNVVLPKAEVKSVLTRMKKNVLHNGVLVEKNITAEDLQSGVQVKVHDLMKYKLYTVTLKVTEIDNPRYYFGSGWSDMKHSLDLGEGRFLKLYWDQFEQEFIVLNFQYNVLQIMIRV from the coding sequence atGAATTACAGCAGAGATCCATTAGATCCGGCTATGATCATAACAAAGAAGTTATCAAAGACCGATGCTGTTGGTAATGTGGTATTACCGAAAGCAGAAGTGAAGTCTGTCCTCACGAGgatgaaaaaaaatgttttgcaTAACGGTGTTCTagtggaaaaaaatattacagcTGAAGATTTGCAAAGCGGTGTTCAAGTGAAAGTCCATGACCTAATGAAATACAAATTGTACACGGTTACTCTAAAAGTCACAGAGATTGATAACCCTAGATATTATTTCGGGTCTGGTTGGAGTGATATGAAGCATTCGTTAGATCTCGGAGAAGGCCGTTTTCTGAAGCTCTACTGGGATCAATTTGAACAGGAATTCATTGTTCTCAATTTTCAGTACAATGTATTGCAAATAATGATTCGAGTGTAG
- the LOC104753852 gene encoding L-type lectin-domain containing receptor kinase IX.2-like, which produces MANSIMFFSCVMSLPFVVDSLYFKFTSFRPGDPENVVYHGDAMPDGAVNFNDVEYIARVGWVTYAEKVPLWNPRTGTTTDFNTSFSFRIDTRNLTSYGHGICFFLAPVGTQLRVNSAGGFLGLFTRINDYTSPFPLVHIEFDSFSNQEWDPTTVGSHVGINNNSLVSSNYTSWNVSSHSQDIGHAKISYDSVTKNLSVSWAYELTSDPRESVGISYIIDLAKVLPPHVMVGFSAATGANTEGHRLLSWEFSSSLDIEKASIKKGLIAGVSVSGFVVLTSLVIVLVVWLQKQRKRKAKEVKDLVLLNEDLERDAGPRRFVFKDLVLATNRFSAQRKLGEGGFGAVYRGYLNELDMMVAVKKLSGGSKQGKKEFVTEVKIISKLRHRNLVQLIGWCNEKDEYLLIYEFMPNGSLDTHLFGKRPHLSWDIRYKIALGLASALLYLHEEGDRCVLHRDIKASNIMLDINFNVKLGDFGLARLMDHELGSHTTGLAGTFGYMAPEYVMDGRASKESDIYSFGIGILEILTGRKSVDHSQESTESEMSLVERVWDLYGRQELVSAIDKKLGEDFDKEQTECLLVVGLWCGHPDRNSRPSIKQAIQVLNLESPLPQLPRKMPSATFHISPSSSLLLSSSIVSATTSSRSQVARELKMRDEADLGGLCGSET; this is translated from the coding sequence ATGGCCAACTCAATCATGTTTTTTTCATGTGTCATGAGTCTCCCTTTCGTTGTTGATTCACTTTACTTTAAGTTCACTAGTTTTCGTCCAGGTGATCCTGAGAATGTGGTATACCATGGAGATGCAATGCCCGATGGGGCTGTAAATTTCAACGACGTGGAATATATAGCTCGTGTTGGTTGGGTTACTTATGCTGAGAAGGTGCCTTTATGGAATCCTAGAACTGGTACTACTACAGATTTTAATACTAGTTTCTCTTTTAGGATTGATACCCGTAACCTTACGAGTTATGGTCATGGGATCTGCTTCTTTCTTGCTCCCGTGGGAACTCAACTCCGTGTAAACTCAGCTGGTGGTTTCTTAGGTCTTTTTACTCGAATCAATGATTATACATCTCCGTTTCCGCTGGTTCATATCGAATTTGACTCGTTCAGTAATCAGGAATGGGATCCTACCACTGTTGGATCTCATGTGGGGATCAATAATAACTCGCTTGTTTCGTCTAACTACACATCTTGGAATGTAAGCTCACACAGCCAAGATATTGGTCATGCAAAGATCTCTTATGACTCTGTTACTAAGAACTTGAGTGTGTCTTGGGCTTATGAATTAACCTCTGATCCTCGGGAGAGTGTTGGCATTTCTTACATCATTGATCTTGCAAAGGTTTTGCCACCACATGTTATGGTTGGTTTCTCAGCGGCTACTGGAGCAAACACAGAGGGACATAGACTTTTATCATGGGAGTTTAGCTCAAGTTTGGATATTGAGAAAGCCTCTATCAAGAAAGGACTGATAGCTGGCGTTTCGGTTTCTGGATTTGTTGTCTTGACCTCTTTGGTCATTGTTCTTGTGGTTTGGTTGCAGaagcaaagaaagagaaaagcaaaagagGTAAAAGACTTGGTATTGTTAAACGAAGACCTTGAACGAGATGCAGGACCACGGAGGTTTGTTTTTAAGGATCTTGTTTTAGCAACCAACAGGTTCTCAGCCCAGAGAAAGCTGGGTGAAGGAGGCTTTGGAGCAGTTTATAGAGGGTACTTGAACGAATTAGATATGATGGTTGCAGTGAAGAAATTGTCTGGTGGCTCCAAGCAGGGGAAAAAAGAGTTTGTAACTGAAGTTAAGATCATTAGCAAACTGCGACATCGGAACCTGGTGCAACTCATCGGTTGGTGTAATGAAAAAGATGAGTATTTGCTGATATATGAGTTCATGCCAAATGGTAGCTTGGACACCCACCTCTTTGGGAAAAGACCCCATCTCTCCTGGGACATAAGATACAAGATAGCTCTCGGTCTAGCCTCTGCGCTTCTTTATCTTCACGAGGAGGGAGACAGGTGTGTATTGCATAGGGACATCAAGGCAAGCAATATCATGTTGGACATTAATTTCAATGTAAAATTAGGTGACTTTGGGCTGGCTCGATTGATGGACCATGAACTAGGCTCCCATACAACAGGGCTAGCAGGAACATTTGGGTACATGGCTCCAGAATACGTGATGGATGGAAGGGCGAGCAAGGAATCTGATATATATAGCTTTGGCATTGGTATACTAGAGATTCTCACGGGGAGAAAGTCTGTTGATCATTCACAAGAAAGCACTGAGAGTGAGATGAGTCTTGTGGAGAGAGTGTGGGATTTATATGGAAGACAAGAACTTGTGTCAGCCATTGATAAGAAACTTGGTGAGGATTTCGATAAGGAACAAACCGAATGTTTGTTGGTCGTGGGGTTATGGTGTGGCCATCCTGATAGAAACTCGAGGCCTTCTATAAAACAAGCGATCCAAGTACTGAACTTGGAGTCACCATTGCCTCAGCTTCCCCGAAAGATGCCCTCTGCCACGTTTCAcatctcaccttcttcttctctcttactTAGCTCAAGTATAGTATCTGCCACCACGTCCTCGAGAAGTCAAGTTGCTCGGGAGCTGAAGATGAGAGATGAGGCAGATCTTGGTGGCCTTTGCGGTTCTGAAACTTGA